One genomic window of Biomphalaria glabrata chromosome 9, xgBioGlab47.1, whole genome shotgun sequence includes the following:
- the LOC106067763 gene encoding outer dense fiber protein 2-like isoform X5, translating into MNKGEVSKMTKEKGLHPTSPIHVHADDTHVHVKKGKKKTTLAKSSSNSRLQKATASSRARARSVSPPSKSGPWVPAPGKATRGGRISWQGANQKLEVGHLRSSDLSTDEEERVGGEVRCYEKKINTLLNEVGSLKNEGKTLNTCRLHCVAHELKLVVLQKALKEIEHKDDLLNSSTRMLERQEAELENVEEELAVTETENKILRQNMQLIAEEAEITKSEKDLLNYEREKLMKKLIEAEMDSQAAAHQVRDLKELIKRLRDNYHMSTADQARFAKQKELFLEAMAEFEASNRTLRRLLRDQHRIEASSLRLSEQRDVLMRKLADADMVNERMKNQLLDCESLISELRNQLHVEKEERVALGNLQGSLESTRAHLQKQLRLKEADCNRMAVQIRSLEGQLTKERVEKEHFQELSGSSKNRIDKDKETLKKAARAQKVRAERLEEEVSHLTKRLTELQCQGSEQTAKLTTTNSRFENLARERELLTKDCSLYRAKIAELEALVDRLESNAKAQNETLTSKIHERVTESTSMRLENERLKSTVTILEGKVRQSEEDVQQLRGTIKQYEKLVDEYKEQVLNDCIRWKPALAQILAGRTRHEADESFVKLEEQSREKERIQREGELELEKVKIRLHQRLQELEPLPEMLRATELKLHEANEKLSSFESRHADSMRIIADLTAKLEFHSETVEHFKHKCNDSQDSNRSLQSKYDQLERRLKELEDQNTELHTSQVKMQEVLHQESLRLEEKARENVSLTRQLENALSDNRQIQEHSRERFASKERTYQSRIADLETQLSQLRADLAKIMREKEENERKFNSRLYDLKDRLEQCHSTNRSMQNYVQFLKNSYSNVFGETSSSFPAPPSPVKQFP; encoded by the exons ATGAACAAAG GAGAAGTCTCTAAAATGACTAAAGAAAAGGGACTTCATCCAACTTCACCTATCCATGTTCATGCAGATGATACCCATGTACatgttaaaaaaggaaaaaagaag ACTACATTAGCTAAGTCATCCAGTAATTCAAGGCTCCAGAAAGCAACAGCTTCCTCTCGAGCAAGAGCCCGCAGTGTGAGCCCACCTTCTAAATCAGGTCCTTGGGTGCCTGCACCTGGTAAAGCAACAAGGGGAGGTCGAATCAGCTGGCAG GGTGCAAATCAAAAACTTGAGGTTGGTCATTTGCGAAGTAGTGACTTGTCAACAGATGAAGAAGAGCGAGTTGGTGGAGAGGTCAGATGTTATGAAAAGAAGATCAACACCTTATTAAATGAAGTAGGCTCTTTGAAGAATGAG GGTAAGACATTGAACACTTGCAGGTTACACTGTGTTGCCCATGAACTCAAACTT GTTGTTTTGCAAAAAGCCCTGAAAGAAATTGAGCATAAAGATGATCTGCTCAACTCCTCCACACGCATGCTGGAAAGACAGGAGGCAGAGCTAGAGAATGTGGAGGAGGAATTGGCCGTCACAGAAACAGAGAACAAAATACTCAGGCAAAACATGCAGTTGATAGCAGAGGAGGCAGAAATAACAAA aagtgAAAAAGATCTTCTTAATTATGAGAGAGAAAAACTGATGAAGAAATTGATTGAGGCTGAAATGGACAGTCAGGCTGCAGCTCACCAG GTCCGAGATCTGAAAGAGTTAATCAAACGCCTCAGAGATAACTACCACATGTCTACAGCTGACCAAGCACGGTTTGCTAAGCAGAAAGAATTGTTTTTAGAGGCCATGGCAGAGTTTGAGGCTTCCAACAGGACATTAAGGAGGCTTCTCCGTGACCAGCACAGAATTGAGGCATCGAGTTTACGTTTAAGTGAACAGAGAGATGTGCTGATGAGAAAACTTGCTGATGCTGATATGGTCAATGAG agAATGAAAAATCAACTTTTAGATTGTGAAAGTTTAATATCTGAACTTAGAAATCAGCTCCATGTTGAAAAA GAAGAAAGAGTGGCACTGGGTAACTTACAGGGCTCACTGGAGAGTACACGGGCCCACTTACAGAAACAGCTGCGGCTCAAAGAAGCAGATTGTAACAGAATGGCAGTACAGATTAGG AGTCTTGAAGGCCAGTTGACAAAGGAACGGGTAGAGAAGGAACATTTTCAAGAGTTGTCGGGCTCATCTAAGAACAGAAtagataaagataaagaaacACTGAAGAAAGCTGCTAG GGCACAAAAGGTCCGAGCAGAGAGGTTGGAGGAGGAGGTCAGTCACCTGACCAAACGATTGACTGAACTGCAATGTCAGGGCTCAGAGCAAACTGCCAAACTGACCACAACTAACTCTAGGTTTGAAAACTTAGCAAGAGAGAGGGAACTGTTGACAAAAGACTGTAGCCTCTATAGGGC GAAAATAGCTGAACTGGAAGCTCTTGTAGACAGACTGGAATCTAATGCCAAGGCTCAGAATGAAACACTGACGAGTAAGATTCATGAGAGAGTGACAGAAAGTACAAGCATGAGACTGGAGAATGAGAGACTTAAG AGTACAGTCACTATTTTAGAAGGCAAAGTCAGGCAGTCTGAGGAAGATGTTCAACAACTAAGGGGGACAATCAAACAGTATGAGAAGTTAGTGGATGAATACAAGGAACAG GTTCTAAATGATTGTATTAGATGGAAACCAGCTTTAGCTCAAATACTc gctGGTAGGACAAGGCACGAGGCAGATGAATCATTTGTCAAACTGGAGGAACAGTCAAGGGAGAAGGAGAGAATTCAAAGAGAAGGGGAGCTAGAACTGGAAAAGGTCAAGATAAGGCTCCATCAACGTCTGCAGGAGCTAGAACCCCTACCTGAGATGTTGAGAGCCACTGAGTTGAAACTGCATGAAGCCAATGAAAAACTTTCTAGCTTTGAGTCCCGGCATGCAGACAGTATGAGAATTATTGCTGATCTTACTGCTAAG CTTGAGTTTCACTCTGAGACAGTGGAGCATTTCAAACATAAATGCAATGATTCACAAGACTCCAACAGATCTCTGCAATCCAAGTATGATCAATTGGAAAG GAGGCTGAAGGAATTAGAAGACCAAAACACAGAATTGCATACCAGTCAGGTTAAGATGCAGGAAGTCTTGCACCAAGAGTCA CTCCGCCTTGAAGAGAAAGCTAGAGAGAATGTGAGTTTGACAAGACAGCTAGAAAATGCTCTATCAGACAACAGACAGATACAGGAGCACAGCAGAGAACGCTTTGCTTCAAAG GAAAGAACCTACCAGTCTCGTATAGCTGATCTAGAGACACAACTCAGCCAGCTCAGAGCAGATTTGGCCAAAAttatgagagagaaagaagag AATGAAAGGAAGTTTAATTCAAGGCTATATGACCTGAAAGACAGATTGGAACAGTGCCATTCCACCAACCGTTCCATGCAGAATTATGTCCAGTTCCTCAAGAACTCATACTCCAATGTATTTGGTGAAACATCCTCCTCTTTTCCAGCTCCACCATCTCCTGTCAAGCAGTTCCCTTAA
- the LOC106067763 gene encoding outer dense fiber protein 2-like isoform X3 produces MNKGEVSKMTKEKGLHPTSPIHVHADDTHVHVKKGKKKTTLAKSSSNSRLQKATASSRARARSVSPPSKSGPWVPAPGKATRGGRISWQGANQKLEVGHLRSSDLSTDEEERVGGEVRCYEKKINTLLNEVGSLKNEGKTLNTCRLHCVAHELKLVVLQKALKEIEHKDDLLNSSTRMLERQEAELENVEEELAVTETENKILRQNMQLIAEEAEITNKELCTNKKQNDHETSSWSSSCSHHTSKCSSLNLYNTGSSSDVKSSVHLSDQRSEKDLLNYEREKLMKKLIEAEMDSQAAAHQVRDLKELIKRLRDNYHMSTADQARFAKQKELFLEAMAEFEASNRTLRRLLRDQHRIEASSLRLSEQRDVLMRKLADADMVNERMKNQLLDCESLISELRNQLHVEKEERVALGNLQGSLESTRAHLQKQLRLKEADCNRMAVQIRSLEGQLTKERVEKEHFQELSGSSKNRIDKDKETLKKAARAQKVRAERLEEEVSHLTKRLTELQCQGSEQTAKLTTTNSRFENLARERELLTKDCSLYRAKIAELEALVDRLESNAKAQNETLTSKIHERVTESTSMRLENERLKSTVTILEGKVRQSEEDVQQLRGTIKQYEKLVDEYKEQAGRTRHEADESFVKLEEQSREKERIQREGELELEKVKIRLHQRLQELEPLPEMLRATELKLHEANEKLSSFESRHADSMRIIADLTAKLEFHSETVEHFKHKCNDSQDSNRSLQSKYDQLERRLKELEDQNTELHTSQVKMQEVLHQESLRLEEKARENVSLTRQLENALSDNRQIQEHSRERFASKERTYQSRIADLETQLSQLRADLAKIMREKEENERKFNSRLYDLKDRLEQCHSTNRSMQNYVQFLKNSYSNVFGETSSSFPAPPSPVKQFP; encoded by the exons ATGAACAAAG GAGAAGTCTCTAAAATGACTAAAGAAAAGGGACTTCATCCAACTTCACCTATCCATGTTCATGCAGATGATACCCATGTACatgttaaaaaaggaaaaaagaag ACTACATTAGCTAAGTCATCCAGTAATTCAAGGCTCCAGAAAGCAACAGCTTCCTCTCGAGCAAGAGCCCGCAGTGTGAGCCCACCTTCTAAATCAGGTCCTTGGGTGCCTGCACCTGGTAAAGCAACAAGGGGAGGTCGAATCAGCTGGCAG GGTGCAAATCAAAAACTTGAGGTTGGTCATTTGCGAAGTAGTGACTTGTCAACAGATGAAGAAGAGCGAGTTGGTGGAGAGGTCAGATGTTATGAAAAGAAGATCAACACCTTATTAAATGAAGTAGGCTCTTTGAAGAATGAG GGTAAGACATTGAACACTTGCAGGTTACACTGTGTTGCCCATGAACTCAAACTT GTTGTTTTGCAAAAAGCCCTGAAAGAAATTGAGCATAAAGATGATCTGCTCAACTCCTCCACACGCATGCTGGAAAGACAGGAGGCAGAGCTAGAGAATGTGGAGGAGGAATTGGCCGTCACAGAAACAGAGAACAAAATACTCAGGCAAAACATGCAGTTGATAGCAGAGGAGGCAGAAATAACAAA TAAAGAACTGTGTAccaataagaaacaaaatgatCATGAGACCAGCTCATGGAGTTCCAG TTGCTCCCATCATACAAGTAAATGTAGCTCACTAAATCTGTATAACACTGGCTCCAG TTCTGATGTGAAGAGCTCAGTCCATCTGTCTGATCAAAG aagtgAAAAAGATCTTCTTAATTATGAGAGAGAAAAACTGATGAAGAAATTGATTGAGGCTGAAATGGACAGTCAGGCTGCAGCTCACCAG GTCCGAGATCTGAAAGAGTTAATCAAACGCCTCAGAGATAACTACCACATGTCTACAGCTGACCAAGCACGGTTTGCTAAGCAGAAAGAATTGTTTTTAGAGGCCATGGCAGAGTTTGAGGCTTCCAACAGGACATTAAGGAGGCTTCTCCGTGACCAGCACAGAATTGAGGCATCGAGTTTACGTTTAAGTGAACAGAGAGATGTGCTGATGAGAAAACTTGCTGATGCTGATATGGTCAATGAG agAATGAAAAATCAACTTTTAGATTGTGAAAGTTTAATATCTGAACTTAGAAATCAGCTCCATGTTGAAAAA GAAGAAAGAGTGGCACTGGGTAACTTACAGGGCTCACTGGAGAGTACACGGGCCCACTTACAGAAACAGCTGCGGCTCAAAGAAGCAGATTGTAACAGAATGGCAGTACAGATTAGG AGTCTTGAAGGCCAGTTGACAAAGGAACGGGTAGAGAAGGAACATTTTCAAGAGTTGTCGGGCTCATCTAAGAACAGAAtagataaagataaagaaacACTGAAGAAAGCTGCTAG GGCACAAAAGGTCCGAGCAGAGAGGTTGGAGGAGGAGGTCAGTCACCTGACCAAACGATTGACTGAACTGCAATGTCAGGGCTCAGAGCAAACTGCCAAACTGACCACAACTAACTCTAGGTTTGAAAACTTAGCAAGAGAGAGGGAACTGTTGACAAAAGACTGTAGCCTCTATAGGGC GAAAATAGCTGAACTGGAAGCTCTTGTAGACAGACTGGAATCTAATGCCAAGGCTCAGAATGAAACACTGACGAGTAAGATTCATGAGAGAGTGACAGAAAGTACAAGCATGAGACTGGAGAATGAGAGACTTAAG AGTACAGTCACTATTTTAGAAGGCAAAGTCAGGCAGTCTGAGGAAGATGTTCAACAACTAAGGGGGACAATCAAACAGTATGAGAAGTTAGTGGATGAATACAAGGAACAG gctGGTAGGACAAGGCACGAGGCAGATGAATCATTTGTCAAACTGGAGGAACAGTCAAGGGAGAAGGAGAGAATTCAAAGAGAAGGGGAGCTAGAACTGGAAAAGGTCAAGATAAGGCTCCATCAACGTCTGCAGGAGCTAGAACCCCTACCTGAGATGTTGAGAGCCACTGAGTTGAAACTGCATGAAGCCAATGAAAAACTTTCTAGCTTTGAGTCCCGGCATGCAGACAGTATGAGAATTATTGCTGATCTTACTGCTAAG CTTGAGTTTCACTCTGAGACAGTGGAGCATTTCAAACATAAATGCAATGATTCACAAGACTCCAACAGATCTCTGCAATCCAAGTATGATCAATTGGAAAG GAGGCTGAAGGAATTAGAAGACCAAAACACAGAATTGCATACCAGTCAGGTTAAGATGCAGGAAGTCTTGCACCAAGAGTCA CTCCGCCTTGAAGAGAAAGCTAGAGAGAATGTGAGTTTGACAAGACAGCTAGAAAATGCTCTATCAGACAACAGACAGATACAGGAGCACAGCAGAGAACGCTTTGCTTCAAAG GAAAGAACCTACCAGTCTCGTATAGCTGATCTAGAGACACAACTCAGCCAGCTCAGAGCAGATTTGGCCAAAAttatgagagagaaagaagag AATGAAAGGAAGTTTAATTCAAGGCTATATGACCTGAAAGACAGATTGGAACAGTGCCATTCCACCAACCGTTCCATGCAGAATTATGTCCAGTTCCTCAAGAACTCATACTCCAATGTATTTGGTGAAACATCCTCCTCTTTTCCAGCTCCACCATCTCCTGTCAAGCAGTTCCCTTAA
- the LOC106067763 gene encoding outer dense fiber protein 2-like isoform X7, which produces MNKGEVSKMTKEKGLHPTSPIHVHADDTHVHVKKGKKKTTLAKSSSNSRLQKATASSRARARSVSPPSKSGPWVPAPGKATRGGRISWQGANQKLEVGHLRSSDLSTDEEERVGGEVRCYEKKINTLLNEVGSLKNEVVLQKALKEIEHKDDLLNSSTRMLERQEAELENVEEELAVTETENKILRQNMQLIAEEAEITKSEKDLLNYEREKLMKKLIEAEMDSQAAAHQVRDLKELIKRLRDNYHMSTADQARFAKQKELFLEAMAEFEASNRTLRRLLRDQHRIEASSLRLSEQRDVLMRKLADADMVNERMKNQLLDCESLISELRNQLHVEKEERVALGNLQGSLESTRAHLQKQLRLKEADCNRMAVQIRSLEGQLTKERVEKEHFQELSGSSKNRIDKDKETLKKAARAQKVRAERLEEEVSHLTKRLTELQCQGSEQTAKLTTTNSRFENLARERELLTKDCSLYRAKIAELEALVDRLESNAKAQNETLTSKIHERVTESTSMRLENERLKSTVTILEGKVRQSEEDVQQLRGTIKQYEKLVDEYKEQVLNDCIRWKPALAQILAGRTRHEADESFVKLEEQSREKERIQREGELELEKVKIRLHQRLQELEPLPEMLRATELKLHEANEKLSSFESRHADSMRIIADLTAKLEFHSETVEHFKHKCNDSQDSNRSLQSKYDQLERRLKELEDQNTELHTSQVKMQEVLHQESLRLEEKARENVSLTRQLENALSDNRQIQEHSRERFASKERTYQSRIADLETQLSQLRADLAKIMREKEENERKFNSRLYDLKDRLEQCHSTNRSMQNYVQFLKNSYSNVFGETSSSFPAPPSPVKQFP; this is translated from the exons ATGAACAAAG GAGAAGTCTCTAAAATGACTAAAGAAAAGGGACTTCATCCAACTTCACCTATCCATGTTCATGCAGATGATACCCATGTACatgttaaaaaaggaaaaaagaag ACTACATTAGCTAAGTCATCCAGTAATTCAAGGCTCCAGAAAGCAACAGCTTCCTCTCGAGCAAGAGCCCGCAGTGTGAGCCCACCTTCTAAATCAGGTCCTTGGGTGCCTGCACCTGGTAAAGCAACAAGGGGAGGTCGAATCAGCTGGCAG GGTGCAAATCAAAAACTTGAGGTTGGTCATTTGCGAAGTAGTGACTTGTCAACAGATGAAGAAGAGCGAGTTGGTGGAGAGGTCAGATGTTATGAAAAGAAGATCAACACCTTATTAAATGAAGTAGGCTCTTTGAAGAATGAG GTTGTTTTGCAAAAAGCCCTGAAAGAAATTGAGCATAAAGATGATCTGCTCAACTCCTCCACACGCATGCTGGAAAGACAGGAGGCAGAGCTAGAGAATGTGGAGGAGGAATTGGCCGTCACAGAAACAGAGAACAAAATACTCAGGCAAAACATGCAGTTGATAGCAGAGGAGGCAGAAATAACAAA aagtgAAAAAGATCTTCTTAATTATGAGAGAGAAAAACTGATGAAGAAATTGATTGAGGCTGAAATGGACAGTCAGGCTGCAGCTCACCAG GTCCGAGATCTGAAAGAGTTAATCAAACGCCTCAGAGATAACTACCACATGTCTACAGCTGACCAAGCACGGTTTGCTAAGCAGAAAGAATTGTTTTTAGAGGCCATGGCAGAGTTTGAGGCTTCCAACAGGACATTAAGGAGGCTTCTCCGTGACCAGCACAGAATTGAGGCATCGAGTTTACGTTTAAGTGAACAGAGAGATGTGCTGATGAGAAAACTTGCTGATGCTGATATGGTCAATGAG agAATGAAAAATCAACTTTTAGATTGTGAAAGTTTAATATCTGAACTTAGAAATCAGCTCCATGTTGAAAAA GAAGAAAGAGTGGCACTGGGTAACTTACAGGGCTCACTGGAGAGTACACGGGCCCACTTACAGAAACAGCTGCGGCTCAAAGAAGCAGATTGTAACAGAATGGCAGTACAGATTAGG AGTCTTGAAGGCCAGTTGACAAAGGAACGGGTAGAGAAGGAACATTTTCAAGAGTTGTCGGGCTCATCTAAGAACAGAAtagataaagataaagaaacACTGAAGAAAGCTGCTAG GGCACAAAAGGTCCGAGCAGAGAGGTTGGAGGAGGAGGTCAGTCACCTGACCAAACGATTGACTGAACTGCAATGTCAGGGCTCAGAGCAAACTGCCAAACTGACCACAACTAACTCTAGGTTTGAAAACTTAGCAAGAGAGAGGGAACTGTTGACAAAAGACTGTAGCCTCTATAGGGC GAAAATAGCTGAACTGGAAGCTCTTGTAGACAGACTGGAATCTAATGCCAAGGCTCAGAATGAAACACTGACGAGTAAGATTCATGAGAGAGTGACAGAAAGTACAAGCATGAGACTGGAGAATGAGAGACTTAAG AGTACAGTCACTATTTTAGAAGGCAAAGTCAGGCAGTCTGAGGAAGATGTTCAACAACTAAGGGGGACAATCAAACAGTATGAGAAGTTAGTGGATGAATACAAGGAACAG GTTCTAAATGATTGTATTAGATGGAAACCAGCTTTAGCTCAAATACTc gctGGTAGGACAAGGCACGAGGCAGATGAATCATTTGTCAAACTGGAGGAACAGTCAAGGGAGAAGGAGAGAATTCAAAGAGAAGGGGAGCTAGAACTGGAAAAGGTCAAGATAAGGCTCCATCAACGTCTGCAGGAGCTAGAACCCCTACCTGAGATGTTGAGAGCCACTGAGTTGAAACTGCATGAAGCCAATGAAAAACTTTCTAGCTTTGAGTCCCGGCATGCAGACAGTATGAGAATTATTGCTGATCTTACTGCTAAG CTTGAGTTTCACTCTGAGACAGTGGAGCATTTCAAACATAAATGCAATGATTCACAAGACTCCAACAGATCTCTGCAATCCAAGTATGATCAATTGGAAAG GAGGCTGAAGGAATTAGAAGACCAAAACACAGAATTGCATACCAGTCAGGTTAAGATGCAGGAAGTCTTGCACCAAGAGTCA CTCCGCCTTGAAGAGAAAGCTAGAGAGAATGTGAGTTTGACAAGACAGCTAGAAAATGCTCTATCAGACAACAGACAGATACAGGAGCACAGCAGAGAACGCTTTGCTTCAAAG GAAAGAACCTACCAGTCTCGTATAGCTGATCTAGAGACACAACTCAGCCAGCTCAGAGCAGATTTGGCCAAAAttatgagagagaaagaagag AATGAAAGGAAGTTTAATTCAAGGCTATATGACCTGAAAGACAGATTGGAACAGTGCCATTCCACCAACCGTTCCATGCAGAATTATGTCCAGTTCCTCAAGAACTCATACTCCAATGTATTTGGTGAAACATCCTCCTCTTTTCCAGCTCCACCATCTCCTGTCAAGCAGTTCCCTTAA
- the LOC106067763 gene encoding outer dense fiber protein 2-like isoform X8 encodes MNKGEVSKMTKEKGLHPTSPIHVHADDTHVHVKKGKKKTTLAKSSSNSRLQKATASSRARARSVSPPSKSGPWVPAPGKATRGGRISWQGANQKLEVGHLRSSDLSTDEEERVGGEVRCYEKKINTLLNEVGSLKNEVVLQKALKEIEHKDDLLNSSTRMLERQEAELENVEEELAVTETENKILRQNMQLIAEEAEITNKELCTNKKQNDHETSSWSSSCSHHTSKCSSLNLYNTGSSSDVKSSVHLSDQRSEKDLLNYEREKLMKKLIEAEMDSQAAAHQVRDLKELIKRLRDNYHMSTADQARFAKQKELFLEAMAEFEASNRTLRRLLRDQHRIEASSLRLSEQRDVLMRKLADADMVNERMKNQLLDCESLISELRNQLHVEKEERVALGNLQGSLESTRAHLQKQLRLKEADCNRMAVQIRSLEGQLTKERVEKEHFQELSGSSKNRIDKDKETLKKAARAQKVRAERLEEEVSHLTKRLTELQCQGSEQTAKLTTTNSRFENLARERELLTKDCSLYRAKIAELEALVDRLESNAKAQNETLTSKIHERVTESTSMRLENERLKSTVTILEGKVRQSEEDVQQLRGTIKQYEKLVDEYKEQAGRTRHEADESFVKLEEQSREKERIQREGELELEKVKIRLHQRLQELEPLPEMLRATELKLHEANEKLSSFESRHADSMRIIADLTAKLEFHSETVEHFKHKCNDSQDSNRSLQSKYDQLERRLKELEDQNTELHTSQVKMQEVLHQESLRLEEKARENVSLTRQLENALSDNRQIQEHSRERFASKERTYQSRIADLETQLSQLRADLAKIMREKEENERKFNSRLYDLKDRLEQCHSTNRSMQNYVQFLKNSYSNVFGETSSSFPAPPSPVKQFP; translated from the exons ATGAACAAAG GAGAAGTCTCTAAAATGACTAAAGAAAAGGGACTTCATCCAACTTCACCTATCCATGTTCATGCAGATGATACCCATGTACatgttaaaaaaggaaaaaagaag ACTACATTAGCTAAGTCATCCAGTAATTCAAGGCTCCAGAAAGCAACAGCTTCCTCTCGAGCAAGAGCCCGCAGTGTGAGCCCACCTTCTAAATCAGGTCCTTGGGTGCCTGCACCTGGTAAAGCAACAAGGGGAGGTCGAATCAGCTGGCAG GGTGCAAATCAAAAACTTGAGGTTGGTCATTTGCGAAGTAGTGACTTGTCAACAGATGAAGAAGAGCGAGTTGGTGGAGAGGTCAGATGTTATGAAAAGAAGATCAACACCTTATTAAATGAAGTAGGCTCTTTGAAGAATGAG GTTGTTTTGCAAAAAGCCCTGAAAGAAATTGAGCATAAAGATGATCTGCTCAACTCCTCCACACGCATGCTGGAAAGACAGGAGGCAGAGCTAGAGAATGTGGAGGAGGAATTGGCCGTCACAGAAACAGAGAACAAAATACTCAGGCAAAACATGCAGTTGATAGCAGAGGAGGCAGAAATAACAAA TAAAGAACTGTGTAccaataagaaacaaaatgatCATGAGACCAGCTCATGGAGTTCCAG TTGCTCCCATCATACAAGTAAATGTAGCTCACTAAATCTGTATAACACTGGCTCCAG TTCTGATGTGAAGAGCTCAGTCCATCTGTCTGATCAAAG aagtgAAAAAGATCTTCTTAATTATGAGAGAGAAAAACTGATGAAGAAATTGATTGAGGCTGAAATGGACAGTCAGGCTGCAGCTCACCAG GTCCGAGATCTGAAAGAGTTAATCAAACGCCTCAGAGATAACTACCACATGTCTACAGCTGACCAAGCACGGTTTGCTAAGCAGAAAGAATTGTTTTTAGAGGCCATGGCAGAGTTTGAGGCTTCCAACAGGACATTAAGGAGGCTTCTCCGTGACCAGCACAGAATTGAGGCATCGAGTTTACGTTTAAGTGAACAGAGAGATGTGCTGATGAGAAAACTTGCTGATGCTGATATGGTCAATGAG agAATGAAAAATCAACTTTTAGATTGTGAAAGTTTAATATCTGAACTTAGAAATCAGCTCCATGTTGAAAAA GAAGAAAGAGTGGCACTGGGTAACTTACAGGGCTCACTGGAGAGTACACGGGCCCACTTACAGAAACAGCTGCGGCTCAAAGAAGCAGATTGTAACAGAATGGCAGTACAGATTAGG AGTCTTGAAGGCCAGTTGACAAAGGAACGGGTAGAGAAGGAACATTTTCAAGAGTTGTCGGGCTCATCTAAGAACAGAAtagataaagataaagaaacACTGAAGAAAGCTGCTAG GGCACAAAAGGTCCGAGCAGAGAGGTTGGAGGAGGAGGTCAGTCACCTGACCAAACGATTGACTGAACTGCAATGTCAGGGCTCAGAGCAAACTGCCAAACTGACCACAACTAACTCTAGGTTTGAAAACTTAGCAAGAGAGAGGGAACTGTTGACAAAAGACTGTAGCCTCTATAGGGC GAAAATAGCTGAACTGGAAGCTCTTGTAGACAGACTGGAATCTAATGCCAAGGCTCAGAATGAAACACTGACGAGTAAGATTCATGAGAGAGTGACAGAAAGTACAAGCATGAGACTGGAGAATGAGAGACTTAAG AGTACAGTCACTATTTTAGAAGGCAAAGTCAGGCAGTCTGAGGAAGATGTTCAACAACTAAGGGGGACAATCAAACAGTATGAGAAGTTAGTGGATGAATACAAGGAACAG gctGGTAGGACAAGGCACGAGGCAGATGAATCATTTGTCAAACTGGAGGAACAGTCAAGGGAGAAGGAGAGAATTCAAAGAGAAGGGGAGCTAGAACTGGAAAAGGTCAAGATAAGGCTCCATCAACGTCTGCAGGAGCTAGAACCCCTACCTGAGATGTTGAGAGCCACTGAGTTGAAACTGCATGAAGCCAATGAAAAACTTTCTAGCTTTGAGTCCCGGCATGCAGACAGTATGAGAATTATTGCTGATCTTACTGCTAAG CTTGAGTTTCACTCTGAGACAGTGGAGCATTTCAAACATAAATGCAATGATTCACAAGACTCCAACAGATCTCTGCAATCCAAGTATGATCAATTGGAAAG GAGGCTGAAGGAATTAGAAGACCAAAACACAGAATTGCATACCAGTCAGGTTAAGATGCAGGAAGTCTTGCACCAAGAGTCA CTCCGCCTTGAAGAGAAAGCTAGAGAGAATGTGAGTTTGACAAGACAGCTAGAAAATGCTCTATCAGACAACAGACAGATACAGGAGCACAGCAGAGAACGCTTTGCTTCAAAG GAAAGAACCTACCAGTCTCGTATAGCTGATCTAGAGACACAACTCAGCCAGCTCAGAGCAGATTTGGCCAAAAttatgagagagaaagaagag AATGAAAGGAAGTTTAATTCAAGGCTATATGACCTGAAAGACAGATTGGAACAGTGCCATTCCACCAACCGTTCCATGCAGAATTATGTCCAGTTCCTCAAGAACTCATACTCCAATGTATTTGGTGAAACATCCTCCTCTTTTCCAGCTCCACCATCTCCTGTCAAGCAGTTCCCTTAA